A region of Schistosoma mansoni strain Puerto Rico chromosome 1, complete genome DNA encodes the following proteins:
- a CDS encoding putative DNA mismatch repair protein MLH1, whose protein sequence is MDKLNSDDNSKSSANLPLLTPDKSMPQTIKRLPKEVINRIAAGEVIQRPVNAIKELLENSIDAGSTMIKITVKDGGLKLIQVQDNGCGIHQSDLPILCERFTTSKLKEFSDLSKISTFGFRGEALSSLSHVALVTVTTRTANQNCAFKVKYRAGVAESKPVPCAGNPGTTIVAENLFYNAPIRKSALKNGREELSKVTEVVAQYAIHYAQQCGFHLHSESATGKSSIEQDLRTSAGWSRMDAIRAVIGSSIEQNLISFTSSQCSSSESTRLAIERYGLRYEGLLTAPNQVSSGCSPSLKLNLFINNRLVSCTPIKRIVECAYSSVISRGLSSNSTDHQAVLTNKKFKISTNSNIMYKSSTFNSLYVYLNIQLPVHTLDVNVHPTKAEVNFLHEDEIVNGLQDAVEQALLSSAQIQTFVRNCLPTPITFKNPKELNTHNDRSTDRPNEKVRIDLREQQLERFLSPQSNYMNNNMACSKLERLHNNSLKKSIGEMSPDIEVDSDEADEILKSNLLQENSSWNNSELDRSKIKATTEQSHLFYDQQEKDFDENELTTTAQNHSQSYTNSNATIDNNDTTVSLTSKPIIRTDTSLSSLQNTTTINDLLSKSNTLLAYSNNDMIESISSKPRHRTVYLMSILALKRNLECDLDQSIKNTLRSCKFIGFIDETRCLAQHHTELLLIRLKPLSQALFYQLLLTNFGNHGEIILREPAPLADLLSIGHEYLRKSSRYLSNLSSIEFIKEATATLVKHASMLWDYFSIKITTDSNGNQVLTGIPLIIADYIPELNQLPIYVTKLATQVSWSVESICFENICCITANFYAVSSSLFNDCSSSPISSSTSIIDDKSDKENTVSSSSLSPREWMIQHILWPILCSSLLPSRRYPNFDLDHNENDNKSFSLQSCFIRLTSLTDLYKVFERC, encoded by the exons ATGGATAAACTAAACTCAGATGATAATTCTAAATCCTCCGCTAATTTACCACTGCTAACTCCAGACAAATCAATGCCACAGACCATTAAACGTCTACCGAAAGAAGTAATCAATCGAATTGCTGCTGGCGAAGTAATACAACGTCCTGTAAATGCAATTAAAGAACTCTTAGAGAATAGTATAGATGCTGGTAGCACAATGATAAAG atTACTGTTAAAGATGGAGGTTTAAAACTTATCCAAGTTCAAGATAATGGTTGTGGTATACATCAGTCAGATTTGCCAATTTTATGCGAACGTTTTACTACAAGCAAATTAAAA GAATTTTCAGATTTAAGTAAAATTTCTACATTTGGTTTTCGTGGTGAAGCATTATCTAGTCTCAGCCATGTTGCCTTAGTTACTGTGACAACACGCACAGCAAATCAAAACTGTGCTTTTAAAGTTAAATATCGTGCTGGAGTCGCTGAATCGAAACCTGTACCTTGTGCTGGTAATCCGGGAACTACTATTGTTGCAgagaatttattttataatgcACCAATCAGAAAATCTGCTTTGAAAAATGGAAGAGAGGAATTGTCTAAGGTGACAGAAGTAGTTGCTCA GTATGCTATTCATTATGCTCAACAATGTGGATTCCATTTACATTCTGAAAGTGCTACTGGGAAAAGTTCGATTGAACAAG ATTTACGTACATCTGCTGGTTGGTCAAGAATGGATGCAATACGTGCTGTAATTGGTTCGTCTATAGAACAGAATTTAATTTCTTTCACTAGTTCACAGTGTTCATCTTCAGAATCAACACGTCTAGCCATAGAACGTTACGGTCTACGCTATGAAGGTTTACTTACTGCGCCAAATCAAGTTTCTTCAG GTTGTAGTCCATCTTTAAAACTTAATCTATTCATCAATAATCGTTTAGTTAGTTGTACACCAATAAAACGTATTGTTGAATGTGCTTACTCTTCTGTGATTTCACGTGGTTTATCGTCTAATTCAACTGATCATCAAGCAGTATTAACAAATAAGAAATTTAAAATATCGACTAATTCAAATATCATGTATAAATCTTCAACatttaattcattatatgtatatttaaacaTACAATTGCCTGTACATACTTTAGATGTAAATGTACATCCAACAAAAGCTGAAGTAAATTTTCTTCATGAG GATGAAATAGTTAATGGACTTCAGGATGCTGTTGAACAAGCATTATTATCATCTGCACAAATTCAAACATTCGTTCGAAATTGTTTGCCAACGCCGATTACTTTTAAAAATCCTAAAGAATTAAATACTCATAATGATCGATCAACAGACAGACCAAACGAAAAAGTACGAATTGATCTACGTGAACAACAACTTGAACGTTTTCTATCACCTCAATCAAAttacatgaataataatatggCTTGTAGTAAGCTTGAAAGATTACATAATAATTCGTTGAAAAAATCTATCGGTGAAATGAGTCCGGATATTGAAGTTGATTCTGATGAAGCTGATGAAATATTGAAATCCAATCTTCTTCAGGAAAATAGTTCATGGAATAATAGTGAACTTGATAGGAGCAAAATAAA AGCAACCACTGAACAATCCCACTTATTCTATGACCAGCAAGAAAAGGATTTCGATGAAAATGAACTAACCACTACAGCTCAAAATCATTCACAGTCATACACTAATAGTAATGCAACCATTGATAATAACGATACTACTGTTAGTTTAACATCTAAACCGATAATAAGAACAGATACAAGTTTATCATCTTTacaaaatactactactattaatgaTTTACTTAGCAAATCGAATACACTTTTAGCATACTCAAATAATGATATGATAGAATCAATATCATCAAAACCTCGTCATCGAACAGTCTATTTAATGAGTATTCTTGCATTAAAACGTAATTTGGAATGTGATTTAGACCAGTCCATTAAAAATACATTACGTTCATGTAAATTCATTGGTTTTATTGATGAAACAAGATGTTTAGCACAACACCATACAGAATTATTACTTATACGTTTAAAACCTTTAAGTCAAGCATTattttatcaattattattaacaaatttTGGCAATCATGGTGAA ATAATTCTCCGTGAACCAGCCCCATTAGCAGATCTTTTATCAATAGGACATGAATATCTTCGGAAATCTTCACGATACTTATCTAATCTCAGTTCAATTGAATTTATTAAAGAAGCTACCGCTACTCTTGTTAAGCATGCATCTATGCTCTGGGATTATTTCTCAATTAAAATAACTACTGATTCAAATGGAAATCAAGTGCTTACTGGGATTCCTTTAATTATAGCTGA TTATATACCCGAATTGAACCAGCTTCCAATTTATGTGACAAAATTAGCTACACAAGTTAGTTGGTCAGTTGAATCCATTTGCTTTGAAAATATTTGCTGTATCACAGCGAATTTCTATGCAGTATCATCAAGTTTATTCAACGATTGTTCTTCATCGCCCATATCATCTTCCACATCAATTATTGATGATAAGTCAGATAAAGAAAACACTGTATCGTCATCGTCATTATCACCTCGTGAATGGATGATTCAACATATACTATGGCCTATTTTATGTTCTTCTTTATTACCTAGTCGAAGATATCCTAATTTCGATTTAGATCATAATGAAAATGACAATAAATCGTTCTCTTTACAATCTTGTTTCATTCGTCTTACGTCATTAACAGATTTATATAAAGTATTTGAACGTTGTTAA